Proteins from a genomic interval of Euleptes europaea isolate rEulEur1 chromosome 18, rEulEur1.hap1, whole genome shotgun sequence:
- the LOC130490914 gene encoding translation initiation factor IF-2-like, whose amino-acid sequence MAPPSRPVASRPLRPTDRAAPSPEPPASVPSLPPSLPRPAAAASHCPAGRRDPPGRGGEEGLSVAPRPPSGWGPRAAQLQGGRGARRSRRAFRGATVHVAAKDRPRGAARPSGPFACGQRHRSPPGQRFVARNPDRSEAPRLRQKRLSGPEPRIPPQAAQVHCSVANTTAQKGRTNPHGFHGCVISLQRL is encoded by the coding sequence ATGGCCCCTCCGTCCCGTCCCGTCGCGTCGCGTCCCCTCCGACCGACCGACCGGGCGGCGCCCAGCCCAGAGCCCCCTGCCtccgtcccctccctccctccgtccctccctcggCCGGCTGCCGCTGCCAGTCACTGCCCGGCCGGCCGTCGAGAccccccggggagggggggagaggaggggctgtcGGTGGCCCCGCGCCCGCCTTCTGGGTGGGGGCCGAGGGCGGCTCAGCTCCAGGGCGGGCGGGGGGCCCGTCGGAGCCGGAGGGCTTTCCGCGGAGCGACTGTTCACGTTGCAGCAAAGGACCGGCCCCGCGGGGCTGCGCGCCCATCCGGCCCCTTCGCCTGCGGGCAGCGCCACCGAAGCCCCCCCGGCCAGCGCTTCGTGGCGCGGAACCCGGACCGGTCCGAAGCGCCGCGCCTCCGGCAAAAGCGCCTCTCGGGTCCAGAGCCACGGATTCCACCACAAGCGGCACAGGTCCACTGCTCTGTGGCCAACACCACGGCGCAAAAAGGGAGGACAAATCCTCATGGATTTCATGGATGTGTTATTTCATTGCAGAGATTGTAA
- the PTGES3L gene encoding putative protein PTGES3L, which yields MARPAAKAVWYDRPRYVFVEFCVEDSSDVRVDLGDHRLRFSCKNADGLELCNDLEFYARVIAKDSQNKRSGRSITLFVRKWKDKVAWPRLTKEESKPAWLSVDFDNWRDWEGDEEVEAAMVEQYAELMQKVSTKTAPPAMDDLDVRRCLKITSPRGKLVNQTWCRLIVLLQDILWGCQG from the exons ATGGCCCG CCCGGCCGCCAAGGCCGTCTGGTACGACCGGCCGCGCTACGTCTTCGTGGAGTTCTGCGTGGAGGACAGCAGCGACGTGCGCGTCGACCTCGGCGACCACCGCCTGCGCTTCAG CTGCAAGAACGCCGACGGGCTGGAGCTGTGCAACGACCTCGAGTTCTACGCGCGGGTGATCGCCAAG GATTCCCAGAACAAGCGCTCGGGCCGATCGATCACTCTCTTTGTGCGCAAGTGGAAGGACAAAGTTGCCTGGCCCCGGCTCACCAAGGAAGAGtcgaag CCGGCTTGGCTCTCTGTGGACTTTGATAACTGGAGGGACTGGGAAGGAGACGAGGAGGTGGAGGCTGCCATGGTTGAGCAGTACGCAGAG CTCATGCAGAAAGTCAGCACAAAGACAGCGCCCCCGGCCATGGATGACCTTGATGTAA GACGATGTCTGAAAATCACAAGCCCCAGAGGGAAGCTCGTCAACCAAACGTGGTGTCGCCTCATAGTTCTGCTCCAAGACATCCTCTGGGGGTGCCAGGGCTAA